From one Pedobacter faecalis genomic stretch:
- the iscU gene encoding Fe-S cluster assembly scaffold IscU, with amino-acid sequence MAYSEKVMEHYTNPRNVGTLNKDSKSVGTGLVGAPECGDVMRLQIEVNENNVITDAKFKTFGCGSAIASSSLATEWLKGKTVDEALAIDNMDIVEELALPPVKIHCSVLAEDAIKSAINDYRVKNGLEPIELAKSHH; translated from the coding sequence ATGGCATACTCAGAAAAAGTAATGGAACATTATACCAACCCAAGAAACGTTGGTACTTTAAATAAAGACAGTAAATCTGTAGGGACCGGCCTGGTTGGGGCTCCTGAGTGCGGAGACGTTATGCGTTTACAAATTGAAGTGAACGAGAACAACGTTATTACTGACGCGAAGTTCAAGACATTTGGTTGCGGATCAGCGATTGCTTCTTCCTCGCTAGCCACAGAGTGGTTAAAGGGGAAAACGGTAGACGAAGCATTGGCTATCGACAATATGGATATTGTGGAAGAGCTCGCTTTACCTCCTGTGAAGATTCACTGTTCGGTACTGGCAGAAGATGCGATCAAATCCGCCATTAATGACTATCGTGTAAAAAATGGCTTGGAGCCAATCGAACTTGCTAAATCTCACCACTAA
- a CDS encoding HesB/IscA family protein, with protein sequence MITITDKAKSKIDHLMQDSALDNSYFLRVSVKGGGCSGLSYNLDFDNEEKTGDQFFEDKGIKIALDMKSFLYLAGTELDFSDGLNGKGFNFNNPNASRSCGCGESFSV encoded by the coding sequence ATGATTACGATCACCGATAAAGCGAAAAGTAAGATTGACCATCTGATGCAAGATTCAGCGCTGGATAACAGCTACTTTTTACGGGTCTCTGTTAAAGGCGGAGGCTGCTCGGGTTTGTCTTATAACCTGGATTTTGACAACGAAGAAAAAACGGGCGACCAGTTTTTTGAAGACAAGGGTATCAAGATTGCTTTAGATATGAAATCTTTCCTATATCTGGCGGGTACGGAACTTGATTTTTCGGACGGGCTGAATGGCAAAGGGTTTAATTTTAACAATCCGAATGCCAGCCGTTCTTGTGGCTGCGGAGAGAGTTTCTCTGTATAG
- a CDS encoding AMP-dependent synthetase/ligase, translated as MLSFDELSTIPSLLRNVVKNIHNPSATFLLEKEDGKWNEITYEQTLSRADAISAYFLEKGINKGDRMGLMIENSPEYVYYDQGIQQIGAINVSIYPTLAAQEVEYIINDSGIRAILIGNAFLFRKILKIAGGCKRLQYIIPAFDEYDKVAVPDDLSAEVIPLKHILQTKEALLPSEKAAIEKLRETIQPADISSLIYTSGTTGTPKGVMLSHYNFVENVKVCLEQIPVIDETETFLSFLPLSHVFERTATYHVCCAQGCKIAFAESLELLARNMAEVKPTVMNCVPRLLEKIHDKAIKSGTAGGGFKAKIFIWALETGQQYRQSRANGKSTGPILSAKKALAERLVFSKIKEKTGGRLKFMISGGAALPRNVGEFFGNLGIKILEGFGLTETSPVMAVTEYHRQVYGTVGRVIPGIEVGIQDVESKKIVSIQTHHNFNESYECAEGEIIVRGHCVMQGYFNKPAETAQAIDKDNWFHTGDIGRFYKGNLQITDRLKNMIVNAYGKNVYPTPVENIYLKSLKIDQLFLIGDKREYLTAIIIPNKENLQEQFGLSESFFQQPDQFIDDHEIISWIAKDIKALSAELAKFEQIKRFKIKRTPFSIDEGEITPTLKAKRKVIETRYSAVINQMYAETSDLT; from the coding sequence ATGCTATCGTTTGACGAGCTTTCCACTATACCTAGTCTGCTTCGTAATGTTGTAAAAAATATTCACAACCCTTCAGCCACTTTTCTCCTCGAAAAAGAGGATGGCAAGTGGAATGAGATTACCTATGAGCAGACGCTTTCCAGAGCCGATGCGATATCAGCATATTTCTTGGAAAAAGGGATAAATAAGGGAGATCGAATGGGTCTTATGATTGAAAACTCGCCGGAATATGTTTATTACGATCAAGGTATTCAGCAAATTGGAGCTATCAATGTATCGATCTATCCTACACTAGCAGCACAGGAAGTAGAATATATCATAAACGATTCGGGCATCAGGGCGATACTGATTGGCAATGCCTTTCTGTTCCGAAAGATCCTAAAGATAGCAGGAGGATGTAAACGCCTTCAATATATCATACCGGCTTTTGATGAGTATGACAAAGTAGCGGTTCCGGACGACTTATCTGCGGAGGTCATTCCGCTTAAGCACATACTTCAAACGAAGGAAGCGTTGCTGCCTTCCGAGAAAGCTGCGATTGAAAAGCTTCGGGAGACTATTCAGCCCGCCGATATCTCATCACTTATCTATACCTCTGGCACCACGGGTACACCAAAAGGTGTAATGCTTTCCCACTACAACTTTGTGGAGAACGTCAAGGTATGTCTGGAGCAGATCCCTGTCATAGATGAAACCGAGACGTTTCTTTCTTTCCTCCCTCTGTCGCACGTGTTTGAACGAACCGCAACTTATCACGTCTGCTGTGCTCAGGGATGCAAGATCGCCTTTGCAGAAAGCCTTGAGCTGCTTGCCCGTAATATGGCGGAGGTGAAGCCTACAGTGATGAATTGCGTCCCAAGACTACTGGAAAAGATCCATGACAAGGCCATTAAGAGCGGAACAGCCGGGGGCGGATTTAAGGCCAAAATCTTTATCTGGGCACTGGAAACGGGGCAACAATACCGACAGTCCAGAGCAAATGGCAAGAGCACCGGCCCTATCTTGTCAGCAAAGAAAGCCTTAGCCGAGCGGTTGGTTTTCAGTAAAATAAAGGAAAAAACAGGAGGAAGATTAAAGTTCATGATCTCCGGAGGCGCTGCACTTCCAAGAAACGTTGGAGAATTTTTCGGAAATCTGGGCATCAAGATCCTCGAGGGCTTTGGACTTACGGAGACATCACCCGTGATGGCCGTTACGGAATATCACCGTCAGGTATACGGCACCGTAGGACGCGTCATACCGGGCATAGAGGTAGGCATACAGGACGTTGAGTCAAAAAAGATAGTCAGCATTCAAACACATCATAATTTCAACGAAAGTTACGAGTGCGCGGAAGGGGAAATTATTGTTCGTGGACATTGTGTAATGCAAGGTTATTTTAATAAGCCCGCAGAAACGGCGCAGGCTATCGATAAGGACAATTGGTTTCATACAGGAGACATAGGCCGCTTTTATAAAGGAAACTTGCAAATCACCGATCGTCTGAAAAATATGATCGTGAACGCTTACGGGAAAAACGTATACCCCACTCCAGTGGAAAACATCTATTTAAAGAGTCTGAAAATAGACCAGTTATTTCTTATTGGCGACAAACGCGAGTATCTGACTGCGATAATAATTCCAAACAAGGAAAATCTGCAAGAGCAGTTCGGGCTTAGTGAGTCATTCTTTCAGCAGCCCGACCAGTTTATCGACGACCATGAAATCATCAGCTGGATTGCTAAAGATATCAAAGCACTTTCTGCCGAGCTTGCAAAATTTGAACAGATCAAACGTTTCAAGATTAAACGCACGCCGTTCAGTATAGACGAGGGCGAAATCACCCCCACTCTGAAAGCCAAGCGAAAAGTAATTGAAACACGCTATTCGGCGGTCATCAATCAGATGTATGCGGAAACCAGCGATCTGACCTGA
- the lysS gene encoding lysine--tRNA ligase has protein sequence MSTGLSELELLRRSSLSQLRELGINPYPAEAFEINANAADILANYERDKTAYKNITLAGRIMSRRIMGNASFVELQDSTGRVQLYLRRDDLCPQEDKTLYNTVFKKLMDIGDFIGIQGFVFTTQTGEISVHVTSMKLLSKSLKPLPVVKRDEEGHVYDGFTDPELRYRQRYVDLTVNPHFKQIFINRSKVINTMRNFFDSQGWMEVETPILQPIHGGAAARPFATHHNTLDMPLYLRIANELYLKRLIVAGFDGVYEFGKMFRNEGMDRTHNPEFTAMEIYVAYKDYIWMMDMVETCLEKVALAIHGTSVVKVGQHEINFEGPYEKLTMYESIEKYAGIDVSEMTEDELKAVCGKLGVEIDATMGRGKLIDELFSEKVEANLIQPTYITDYPIEMTPLAKKHRSKEGLVERFELFVNGKEIANAYSELNDAIDQRERLVEQLKLAERGDDEAMAMDEDFVRALEYGMPPTSGLGIGIDRLVMLMTNQSTIQEVLFFPQMRPEKKAKVTSDQDFVEAGIPAEWVEAIRKMGFNTIEDLRSANPNKVFNDLGGMRKKLKLDLVMPTKDEVTAWFS, from the coding sequence ATGAGTACAGGATTGTCAGAACTTGAGCTTCTACGCAGAAGTTCATTGAGCCAGCTCCGTGAGCTAGGCATTAACCCCTACCCCGCCGAAGCATTTGAGATAAATGCGAACGCCGCAGATATACTTGCCAATTACGAACGGGACAAAACGGCCTATAAGAACATTACACTTGCTGGCAGGATCATGTCGCGCCGGATCATGGGAAATGCATCGTTCGTAGAACTTCAGGACTCCACTGGCCGGGTGCAGCTTTATTTGCGACGCGACGACCTGTGCCCCCAAGAGGATAAGACTTTATACAATACCGTCTTTAAGAAACTCATGGATATCGGGGATTTTATCGGTATACAGGGCTTTGTGTTCACTACCCAAACTGGTGAGATATCGGTACATGTAACTTCTATGAAACTGTTGTCAAAGTCTCTGAAACCTTTGCCTGTCGTGAAAAGGGATGAGGAAGGACATGTTTACGACGGCTTTACAGATCCTGAGCTGCGGTACAGACAGCGGTATGTTGACCTTACTGTTAACCCCCATTTTAAACAAATCTTCATTAATCGCTCCAAGGTGATTAATACTATGCGTAATTTCTTCGACAGCCAGGGCTGGATGGAGGTTGAGACGCCGATTTTACAGCCCATACACGGGGGTGCAGCAGCCCGGCCTTTTGCTACACACCATAATACGCTGGACATGCCTCTATATCTGCGTATCGCTAATGAGCTGTATCTGAAACGCCTGATTGTGGCCGGATTTGACGGTGTATACGAATTCGGCAAAATGTTCCGTAACGAGGGCATGGACCGTACCCATAACCCGGAATTCACGGCTATGGAGATCTATGTGGCCTATAAGGACTATATATGGATGATGGATATGGTAGAGACCTGCCTTGAAAAGGTGGCACTTGCTATACATGGCACGTCGGTAGTAAAAGTTGGTCAACACGAGATCAACTTTGAAGGCCCCTACGAGAAGCTTACCATGTACGAATCCATCGAGAAATACGCTGGAATTGACGTCTCCGAGATGACGGAAGACGAACTGAAGGCTGTGTGCGGGAAACTTGGTGTTGAGATTGATGCAACGATGGGACGAGGCAAACTGATTGATGAGCTGTTTAGTGAAAAAGTGGAAGCAAACCTTATTCAGCCTACTTATATCACCGACTATCCGATTGAGATGACCCCATTGGCAAAGAAGCACAGAAGCAAGGAAGGCTTGGTAGAACGATTTGAACTTTTCGTAAACGGTAAGGAAATCGCTAATGCCTATTCGGAACTTAATGACGCCATTGATCAAAGGGAGCGCCTGGTGGAACAACTGAAACTCGCAGAACGGGGCGACGACGAGGCCATGGCCATGGACGAAGATTTTGTTCGTGCGCTTGAATATGGCATGCCACCAACATCAGGTCTTGGTATCGGTATAGACAGGTTAGTGATGTTAATGACCAATCAGTCGACCATTCAGGAAGTCTTGTTCTTCCCGCAGATGAGGCCGGAAAAGAAAGCCAAAGTAACTTCCGACCAGGATTTTGTTGAGGCCGGGATTCCGGCAGAATGGGTTGAGGCTATCCGCAAGATGGGTTTCAATACTATCGAAGACCTCAGGTCCGCAAACCCTAACAAAGTGTTTAATGATCTTGGAGGAATGCGAAAAAAACTAAAACTTGACCTCGTCATGCCAACTAAGGACGAAGTAACAGCCTGGTTCAGTTAA
- a CDS encoding DUF2892 domain-containing protein has protein sequence MPNIIRLILGFVALGASVTLMVFSFWGWGILGILLSILIFVTYFFNEKMLLAQWFLRKDNLDKAEVFLRRIKNYERELIRVQHGYYNLLIGLIESRRAPMQSEKYFKKSLSLGLHMDHNVALAKLSLAGIAMAKRNKREAQMYLSEAKKADKNKLLADQIKQMKDQLGMLDRQQQIRYR, from the coding sequence ATGCCAAACATAATTCGACTGATTTTAGGGTTTGTGGCCTTAGGGGCTTCTGTGACGTTAATGGTTTTTAGTTTCTGGGGTTGGGGTATATTAGGTATATTATTGAGTATTCTCATTTTTGTGACGTATTTTTTCAATGAGAAAATGCTTTTGGCACAATGGTTCCTTAGAAAGGATAATCTGGATAAAGCTGAAGTTTTTCTTCGCCGTATTAAAAATTATGAGAGGGAGCTCATACGAGTACAGCATGGTTATTATAATCTTTTGATCGGGCTTATTGAATCCAGAAGGGCGCCTATGCAGTCGGAAAAATATTTTAAGAAGTCCCTCTCGCTCGGACTGCACATGGATCATAATGTCGCATTGGCAAAGCTGAGTCTGGCTGGGATTGCCATGGCAAAGCGCAATAAACGTGAGGCGCAGATGTATCTGAGTGAAGCCAAGAAAGCTGATAAAAATAAACTCCTGGCAGATCAGATCAAGCAGATGAAAGATCAGCTGGGTATGTTGGACAGACAGCAGCAGATCAGGTACAGATAA
- a CDS encoding thioredoxin family protein — protein sequence MSLGAQTINKAVYNEPLGRQILIDLCTRDSVANFPDMRERYDAEYSAYLPDSLILSGLRSRLNDTHITLVMGTWCGDSKLQVPRFFKILDLLGFDEKRLTIICVDGSKKASSGLLNNLDIKRVPTFIVYDDTKKELGRIVETPHVTLEKDLLNLVLEK from the coding sequence ATGAGCCTGGGAGCACAAACCATTAACAAAGCAGTCTACAATGAACCGCTCGGCAGACAGATCCTTATCGACTTATGCACCAGAGACAGCGTCGCCAATTTTCCGGACATGAGAGAGCGATATGACGCAGAATACTCCGCTTACCTACCAGACTCGCTAATTCTTTCGGGATTACGATCACGGTTAAATGACACACATATTACCCTTGTTATGGGTACGTGGTGTGGCGACAGCAAGTTGCAGGTTCCCCGTTTCTTTAAGATTTTGGATTTGCTGGGATTTGATGAAAAACGTCTCACGATTATATGTGTAGACGGGTCTAAAAAAGCCAGCTCAGGTCTGCTAAACAACCTCGATATCAAACGTGTCCCTACATTCATTGTCTACGACGATACAAAAAAGGAGCTCGGCAGAATTGTAGAAACACCACATGTCACCCTGGAAAAAGACTTGCTAAATTTGGTCTTAGAGAAATAA
- the ung gene encoding uracil-DNA glycosylase, translating to MAVNLESSWLNVLEEEFSKPYMADLKTFLAEEKASGKTIYPKGKDIFNALNHTPFHAVKVVLIGQDPYHGPGQAHGLSFSVQKGVATPPSLRNIYKELSEDIEGFQIPAHGELTKWADEGVLLLNATLTVRAHEPGSHQGKGWEIFTDTVISKLSAGREGIVFMLWGRFAQNKAALIDPSRHSILTAAHPSPFSAHSGFLGCRHFSKANSILSDSGKSPVDWQIT from the coding sequence ATGGCAGTAAACCTAGAAAGCAGCTGGCTGAATGTCCTCGAAGAGGAGTTCAGCAAGCCATATATGGCTGATCTTAAAACCTTCCTTGCGGAGGAAAAAGCGAGCGGAAAAACCATATATCCCAAAGGGAAAGATATTTTTAATGCGCTTAACCACACCCCCTTCCATGCGGTAAAGGTGGTTTTAATCGGACAGGACCCTTATCACGGACCGGGACAGGCTCATGGACTTTCATTCTCGGTTCAGAAAGGAGTAGCAACACCGCCGTCATTACGAAATATCTATAAAGAACTAAGCGAGGATATAGAGGGCTTCCAAATCCCCGCCCATGGAGAACTTACGAAATGGGCGGATGAAGGCGTTCTTCTGCTAAATGCTACGCTGACCGTTAGAGCCCATGAACCGGGATCGCATCAGGGTAAGGGCTGGGAAATATTTACAGACACCGTCATTTCAAAACTTTCTGCCGGGCGCGAAGGCATCGTGTTTATGCTATGGGGCCGCTTTGCACAAAACAAAGCCGCGCTCATAGACCCAAGCAGACACAGCATTCTTACCGCTGCGCATCCCTCACCATTCTCGGCCCACAGCGGCTTTCTAGGATGCAGGCACTTTTCAAAAGCAAACAGCATTTTATCCGACAGTGGAAAATCCCCTGTCGACTGGCAAATCACCTAA
- a CDS encoding Lrp/AsnC family transcriptional regulator produces the protein MAVELDKTDFKILKLLQENGRITNLLLSQEIGLSPAPTLERVRKLEQSGYIKSYHALVDEEKLGLGIKTFIQIQLDFHKNNTIQIFLDEVNQIKEITECHHVTGQADFLLKVYVNDIKAYERLIMDKISKISVVKTFQTMMIMSTTKKEPIVPLAY, from the coding sequence ATGGCAGTGGAACTTGATAAGACTGATTTTAAGATTCTTAAGTTACTTCAGGAAAATGGGCGAATTACGAATTTGCTGTTGTCCCAGGAAATTGGCTTATCTCCCGCACCAACTTTGGAACGTGTCCGTAAACTAGAGCAGTCCGGCTATATCAAAAGCTATCATGCTTTGGTAGACGAGGAAAAGCTGGGTCTGGGTATCAAAACGTTCATCCAGATTCAGCTGGATTTTCATAAGAACAACACGATCCAGATTTTTCTTGATGAGGTCAATCAGATCAAAGAAATTACGGAATGCCATCATGTCACCGGACAGGCTGACTTCCTGCTAAAGGTTTACGTAAACGATATCAAAGCGTATGAGCGACTGATTATGGATAAGATCAGTAAGATATCCGTTGTTAAGACTTTCCAGACCATGATGATCATGTCTACCACGAAAAAGGAACCTATTGTTCCTTTGGCGTATTAA
- a CDS encoding Nramp family divalent metal transporter has translation MSAQNNESLSEVHQSVETGRRTGWRRIFSFLGPAYLVSVGYMDPGNWATDIAGGSKFGYSLIWVLLMSNLIALLLQSLSARLGIVRGLDLAQASRKGYPRWINTPLFILAQTAIIACDLAEIIGMAIGLNLLFGLPLIWGISITIFDTVLLLFLMNKGMRKMEAFIVSMVFIVGISFLAEMFIVKPALGDIARGFEPSMLSGDALYIAIGIIGATVMPHNLYLHSSLVQTRKFERDTNGIKEALKFNFIDTAVALNLAFFVNAAILILAATAFFKNGMHEVAEIQDAHKLLQNIFGDTAPALFAIALIAAGQSSTVTGTLAGQIVMEGHLKLRIQPWMRRLITRMLAIAPAFFTILYFGEDALGGLLILSQVVLSLQLGFAVIPLIHFTSDKTAMKGFAIKPWVKALAWISSAVIVALNVKLVAEEIISWAGEGEWYIYWIVLPVTIAIGLLLLFIFIYPLINKRSVPSGTAPHGDAIAIKEIEKINYKRIGVTVDFSKYDRNTIRHALMQGGKDAHYHFIHVVETAAARYHGDSALDNETQSDAENLEKYRLDVMKLGYQASIHIGYGAAVKEIVDISKANKLELLVMGAHGHRGIKDIILGTTLNAVRHKVTIPVLIVR, from the coding sequence GTGTCAGCACAAAACAACGAATCATTAAGTGAGGTGCACCAGAGTGTGGAGACGGGAAGACGCACCGGCTGGCGGCGGATTTTCTCCTTTCTTGGCCCCGCTTACCTCGTCAGCGTAGGGTATATGGATCCGGGCAACTGGGCTACCGACATCGCAGGCGGTAGCAAGTTCGGCTACAGCCTGATTTGGGTGCTTTTAATGTCGAACCTGATTGCGCTTCTATTACAGTCACTCAGCGCCCGCCTGGGTATTGTGCGTGGCCTGGACCTCGCACAGGCCTCGCGGAAAGGCTATCCCCGCTGGATCAATACACCTTTATTCATTTTAGCCCAAACAGCCATCATCGCCTGCGATCTCGCCGAAATTATTGGCATGGCCATCGGCTTGAACCTTTTGTTTGGCCTGCCGCTTATCTGGGGGATATCGATTACGATATTTGACACTGTCCTCCTCCTTTTCCTGATGAATAAAGGCATGAGAAAAATGGAAGCCTTTATCGTTTCCATGGTGTTCATTGTAGGCATCTCGTTCCTGGCTGAGATGTTCATTGTAAAACCCGCGCTGGGTGATATCGCTAGAGGCTTTGAGCCCTCTATGCTGTCGGGCGACGCGCTATATATCGCCATAGGTATTATCGGAGCCACCGTTATGCCCCATAATCTTTATCTCCACTCTTCGCTGGTGCAGACAAGGAAATTTGAACGGGATACGAACGGTATCAAAGAAGCACTCAAATTCAATTTCATTGATACTGCCGTAGCGCTCAACCTCGCCTTCTTTGTGAACGCAGCAATACTTATCCTTGCCGCCACCGCCTTTTTCAAAAATGGCATGCACGAAGTTGCCGAGATCCAGGATGCTCATAAACTACTGCAGAATATATTTGGAGACACTGCCCCGGCGTTGTTTGCAATTGCACTGATTGCCGCCGGGCAAAGTTCTACGGTAACCGGTACCCTTGCCGGACAAATTGTTATGGAGGGCCACCTGAAACTTCGCATTCAGCCTTGGATGCGCAGGCTCATCACCAGAATGCTGGCCATTGCACCTGCATTTTTTACGATCCTATATTTCGGGGAAGACGCACTTGGAGGCCTGCTTATCCTGAGCCAGGTAGTCCTCAGTTTACAGTTAGGCTTTGCCGTTATACCGCTCATTCACTTTACGTCTGATAAGACCGCGATGAAAGGTTTCGCCATTAAGCCATGGGTTAAGGCACTCGCATGGATCAGTTCGGCCGTCATCGTAGCGCTGAACGTTAAACTGGTTGCCGAAGAAATCATCTCCTGGGCGGGCGAAGGCGAATGGTATATTTATTGGATCGTCTTACCGGTTACTATAGCCATCGGTTTGCTCTTGCTATTTATTTTTATCTATCCGCTGATAAATAAACGCAGTGTACCGTCAGGAACTGCCCCACATGGCGACGCCATTGCTATAAAAGAAATTGAAAAAATCAACTATAAGCGCATTGGCGTAACTGTGGACTTTTCAAAATACGACAGGAACACGATAAGACATGCTTTAATGCAAGGCGGAAAAGATGCTCATTACCACTTCATCCACGTAGTGGAAACCGCAGCGGCGCGTTATCACGGCGACTCGGCGCTCGACAATGAGACACAAAGTGATGCAGAGAATCTTGAGAAATACAGGCTTGACGTGATGAAGCTCGGGTACCAGGCTAGCATTCACATCGGTTACGGGGCCGCAGTAAAGGAGATTGTTGACATCAGTAAGGCCAATAAACTGGAACTGCTCGTCATGGGGGCCCACGGTCACCGCGGAATAAAAGACATTATCCTTGGAACCACGCTTAACGCCGTACGTCATAAAGTCACCATTCCTGTACTCATTGTAAGATAA
- the smpB gene encoding SsrA-binding protein SmpB, translated as MKTNDIQIKNKRAYFDYHIVENYQAGIALLGTEIKAIRQGKANMSDAFCMFIGNTLYVRNLHISEYSHSSFHHHDIKRDRVLLLHKKELKKLKQKSEEKGYTIVPLRIYTNDRGFAKIEIALAQGKKEYDKRDTIKERESKRELDRAMKF; from the coding sequence ATGAAAACGAACGACATTCAGATAAAGAACAAGCGAGCATATTTTGATTACCACATTGTAGAGAATTACCAGGCTGGTATTGCCCTATTAGGGACAGAGATAAAGGCGATCAGACAAGGCAAAGCGAATATGTCTGACGCATTTTGTATGTTCATCGGCAACACCCTTTATGTCCGTAACCTGCACATCTCTGAATATAGCCACAGCTCCTTTCATCATCACGATATCAAGCGCGACCGCGTATTATTGCTACATAAAAAAGAACTCAAAAAGTTGAAGCAAAAAAGCGAGGAAAAAGGATATACCATTGTACCGCTGCGCATATACACTAACGACAGGGGTTTTGCGAAAATTGAAATAGCGCTGGCACAGGGTAAAAAAGAATATGACAAGCGCGACACCATTAAAGAACGTGAATCTAAACGCGAACTTGACCGTGCAATGAAGTTCTGA
- a CDS encoding protein-L-isoaspartate(D-aspartate) O-methyltransferase produces the protein MAYKFVDNYRERGARKKLVSHLEARGITDKKVLAAIGKVPRHFFFDETFWNQAYKDIAFPIGDGQTISQPYTVAYQSELLHIKKGDKVLEIGTGSGYQTCILMELGAEVYTIERQENIFKHTIRVLPGMGYKANFFFGDGSKGIPEHAPYNKIIVTAGAPFVPEIMLKQLKVGGILVIPVGDEHAQKMVTVIRVSETEYDRIELDTFRFVPLVGDQAW, from the coding sequence ATGGCTTATAAATTTGTCGATAATTACAGAGAAAGAGGTGCCCGGAAAAAGTTGGTGTCGCACCTTGAGGCAAGAGGAATTACCGATAAGAAAGTACTCGCAGCGATAGGAAAAGTGCCCAGGCATTTCTTTTTTGACGAGACTTTCTGGAACCAGGCTTACAAGGATATTGCGTTTCCGATAGGTGACGGGCAAACCATTTCGCAGCCGTATACGGTGGCTTATCAGAGCGAACTTCTTCATATAAAAAAAGGCGATAAGGTACTTGAGATCGGAACCGGTTCAGGGTATCAGACCTGTATATTGATGGAACTTGGTGCTGAGGTTTATACGATTGAGCGGCAGGAAAACATTTTTAAGCATACCATACGCGTGCTGCCTGGTATGGGATATAAAGCGAATTTTTTCTTTGGCGATGGTTCTAAGGGTATTCCTGAACACGCTCCGTATAATAAGATCATTGTAACTGCAGGCGCTCCCTTTGTTCCGGAAATCATGCTGAAGCAACTTAAGGTGGGCGGTATCCTGGTGATACCGGTAGGCGATGAACATGCGCAGAAGATGGTGACCGTAATACGGGTGAGCGAGACGGAATATGACCGGATTGAACTGGATACCTTCCGGTTTGTGCCTCTCGTTGGCGATCAGGCCTGGTAA